In Pedobacter heparinus DSM 2366, the following are encoded in one genomic region:
- a CDS encoding DUF4350 domain-containing protein has protein sequence MHLKDTLLKYAFLLVIYCAGGISLGYAQEKTVLLDYFFNHEVKKDKSGKEVRFHYTWEDQTLNGFSMLGDLFIKEGLKIKSLDAAPTASNLKGNDIYIIVDPDNQKESPNPNLIGPGHIKAITDWVKAGGVLVIFANDSANTNLIQLNDLSKKFGITFTNQSRNMVKNGKLEMGEVNVPNDNTVFPSSKKFYLKEISVLGVRPPAKALITEQNDVIMATARYGKGTVFAVGDPWLYNEYVDGTRIPAEYENYKGAAELVKWLKKQIP, from the coding sequence ATGCATTTAAAAGACACATTATTAAAATATGCTTTCCTGCTTGTTATTTATTGTGCAGGAGGGATTTCTCTAGGCTATGCCCAGGAAAAAACGGTTTTACTTGATTATTTCTTTAACCATGAAGTAAAAAAGGACAAATCGGGAAAAGAAGTAAGGTTCCATTATACCTGGGAGGATCAGACCCTGAACGGTTTTTCTATGCTAGGGGATCTGTTCATAAAGGAAGGATTAAAGATAAAAAGCCTGGATGCCGCCCCTACTGCATCTAATCTTAAAGGAAATGATATCTATATTATAGTCGATCCGGACAATCAAAAAGAAAGTCCCAATCCAAACCTTATTGGCCCCGGTCATATCAAGGCAATAACAGATTGGGTAAAGGCCGGTGGCGTGCTTGTAATCTTTGCCAACGATAGCGCAAATACCAATCTAATACAGTTAAATGACCTTTCTAAAAAGTTTGGAATAACTTTTACCAATCAAAGCAGGAATATGGTGAAAAATGGAAAACTTGAAATGGGCGAAGTAAATGTTCCAAATGACAATACGGTTTTTCCTTCTTCGAAGAAGTTTTATTTAAAGGAGATCTCTGTTCTTGGCGTTAGGCCACCTGCAAAAGCCTTAATTACGGAGCAAAATGATGTTATAATGGCAACCGCCAGATATGGAAAAGGAACAGTATTTGCCGTTGGAGATCCATGGTTATACAATGAATATGTAGATGGAACCAGGATCCCTGCAGAGTATGAAAATTATAAAGGCGCTGCTGAACTGGTAAAATGGCTGAAAAAGCAGATTCCTTAA
- a CDS encoding TIGR04325 family methyltransferase, giving the protein MFKGIFGKFKSDNQPKYGWFGNYLSWADVLKEADGYDSGIILERTKNALLKVKSGEAVYERDSVIFDKKEYPFPLLTFLQHSASLKGAPLHVIDFGGSLGSTYYQIKEFLNPGVCSTWNVVEQEHYVASGKANFEDGQLKFYNSIAQCIQDKNIDFVLISSSVQYLERPHIFLKELAAYHFDFILFDRTAFHEEKEDRLTLQIVPPEVYPASYPSWFFNQEKLLSHFAEGYDVIADFPPYIDGEQILYIDEYPSGYSRGFYLSAKK; this is encoded by the coding sequence ATGTTCAAAGGTATTTTCGGGAAATTTAAGTCAGATAACCAGCCTAAGTATGGCTGGTTTGGTAATTATTTGTCCTGGGCAGATGTATTAAAAGAAGCAGACGGGTACGATTCGGGGATTATTTTAGAAAGAACCAAAAATGCGCTGTTAAAAGTAAAATCCGGTGAAGCTGTTTACGAGCGTGATTCTGTAATTTTTGATAAAAAAGAGTATCCATTTCCTCTTCTTACTTTTTTACAGCATAGTGCTTCTTTAAAGGGTGCTCCGCTTCATGTGATTGATTTTGGAGGTTCATTGGGCAGTACTTATTACCAGATCAAAGAATTTTTGAATCCCGGCGTATGTTCAACCTGGAATGTAGTTGAGCAAGAGCATTATGTAGCATCCGGTAAGGCTAACTTTGAAGATGGTCAACTTAAATTCTATAACAGTATAGCGCAATGTATCCAGGATAAAAACATTGATTTTGTATTGATTTCCAGCTCTGTACAGTATCTTGAAAGACCTCATATTTTTCTTAAAGAACTTGCCGCATATCATTTTGACTTTATTCTTTTTGACAGAACCGCTTTTCATGAGGAAAAAGAAGACCGACTGACCTTACAGATCGTTCCTCCTGAAGTTTATCCGGCCTCTTATCCTTCCTGGTTTTTCAATCAGGAAAAACTATTGAGCCATTTTGCTGAAGGTTACGATGTAATTGCTGATTTCCCACCATATATTGATGGTGAGCAGATTCTTTATATCGATGAATACCCATCCGGTTATAGTCGCGGATTTTATTTATCTGCAAAAAAATAA
- the fabV gene encoding enoyl-ACP reductase FabV: MIIEPRMRGFICLTAHPKGCEQNVINQINYVKSKGPIDGPKKVLVIGASTGFGLASRITSAFGSDAATVGVFFEKPPAPGKTASPGWYNSAAFENQALKAGLYAKSINGDAFSDEVKQKTLDLIEKDLGQIDLVIYSLASPKRMHPKTGVLHSSVLKPIGEDIFTNKTVDFHTGVVSEISIVPANEEEIENTIAVMGGEDWEMWMDALKSRGLLATGAKTVAYSYIGPSVTEAVYRKGTIGRAKDHLEATAFTINDKLKDIDGRAFVSVNKALVTQASSAIPVIPLYISLLYKVMKEKGIHEGCIEQMERLFTERLYTGHEPKTDEQGRIRIDDWEMRSDVQDKVFTLWAEATDETLPLIGDLPGYKKDFLNLFGFDMAGVDYQKEVDEMVEIPGLV, encoded by the coding sequence ATGATTATTGAGCCTAGAATGCGTGGGTTTATATGCCTTACAGCACACCCGAAAGGATGTGAACAAAATGTAATCAACCAAATTAATTATGTAAAATCTAAAGGGCCAATTGATGGCCCTAAGAAAGTATTGGTCATAGGAGCTTCTACAGGATTCGGACTGGCTTCCCGGATCACCAGTGCATTTGGTTCAGACGCGGCTACAGTAGGTGTTTTTTTTGAAAAACCGCCGGCCCCTGGTAAAACAGCGTCACCAGGCTGGTACAACAGCGCCGCCTTTGAAAATCAGGCACTAAAAGCAGGTTTATATGCCAAAAGCATTAACGGAGATGCTTTTTCTGATGAAGTAAAACAAAAAACGCTGGATCTGATTGAAAAAGATTTAGGGCAAATAGACCTGGTTATTTATAGCCTTGCTTCTCCAAAAAGGATGCACCCTAAAACCGGCGTGTTACATAGTTCTGTGCTAAAGCCGATTGGTGAGGATATATTTACCAATAAAACTGTAGATTTTCATACGGGGGTAGTTTCTGAAATTTCCATTGTTCCGGCTAATGAAGAAGAAATAGAAAATACAATTGCCGTAATGGGTGGTGAAGACTGGGAAATGTGGATGGATGCATTGAAATCCAGAGGTTTGCTCGCAACAGGAGCTAAAACAGTTGCCTATTCATATATTGGTCCATCTGTAACTGAGGCGGTATATCGTAAAGGTACCATTGGCCGTGCGAAAGATCACCTGGAAGCGACTGCGTTTACCATCAACGATAAATTAAAAGACATCGACGGAAGGGCTTTTGTCTCTGTAAATAAGGCTTTGGTTACACAGGCAAGTTCTGCGATACCTGTAATTCCACTTTATATCTCCCTTCTTTATAAAGTAATGAAAGAAAAAGGCATTCATGAAGGCTGCATAGAACAGATGGAAAGGCTATTTACCGAAAGGCTCTATACCGGACATGAGCCCAAAACTGATGAGCAGGGTAGGATCAGAATAGATGATTGGGAAATGCGTAGCGATGTTCAGGATAAGGTATTTACCTTATGGGCAGAAGCAACCGATGAAACCCTGCCATTGATAGGTGATCTGCCGGGTTATAAAAAAGATTTCCTGAATTTATTCGGCTTCGATATGGCTGGTGTCGACTATCAAAAAGAAGTTGATGAAATGGTAGAAATACCAGGGCTGGTATAG
- the idi gene encoding isopentenyl-diphosphate Delta-isomerase, with protein sequence MTEKVILVNENDLEIGLMEKMEAHLQGCLHRAFSVFIFNTKGELLLQQRANDKYHSGGKWTNTCCSHPRHGETTIDAANRRLQEEMGMHCNLIYGFHFIYKAALSDEIYEHEYDHVFFGLSDSIPVPNPAEVAAYKYLEMKVLLNDLQAHPEEYTEWLKICFGRVMETYREILDNM encoded by the coding sequence ATGACTGAAAAAGTAATATTGGTTAATGAAAATGACCTCGAAATAGGATTGATGGAAAAAATGGAGGCACACCTGCAAGGCTGCCTGCATCGTGCTTTTTCTGTTTTTATTTTTAATACCAAAGGAGAATTGTTGTTGCAACAGCGGGCCAATGATAAATACCATTCAGGTGGTAAATGGACAAATACCTGTTGCAGTCACCCCCGACATGGAGAAACTACTATTGATGCAGCCAACAGGCGACTGCAGGAAGAAATGGGGATGCATTGTAACCTTATTTACGGTTTTCACTTTATCTATAAAGCGGCCTTATCAGATGAAATTTATGAACATGAATATGATCATGTTTTTTTTGGCCTAAGCGACAGTATACCAGTTCCCAATCCTGCTGAAGTAGCAGCGTATAAATATTTGGAAATGAAGGTATTGTTAAATGATCTGCAGGCCCATCCCGAAGAATATACAGAATGGTTGAAGATCTGTTTTGGTCGTGTGATGGAAACTTATCGGGAAATTCTTGATAATATGTAA
- a CDS encoding DUF3037 domain-containing protein, translating into MQEKHLFEYAVIRVVPRVEREEFMNVGVVVYCPKQKFLQVMFELNLKKLNIFCTDLDVSVLEENLNAFKRICMGGSDAGTIGKLDIASRFRWLTATRSTVLQTSRAHAGLSADAHETLHKLYNKLVR; encoded by the coding sequence ATGCAAGAGAAACACTTATTTGAATATGCTGTCATCCGTGTCGTGCCAAGGGTAGAACGCGAAGAATTCATGAATGTGGGCGTCGTGGTCTACTGTCCAAAGCAAAAATTCTTACAGGTTATGTTTGAGCTGAACCTGAAAAAATTAAATATTTTTTGCACAGATCTGGATGTTTCCGTACTTGAAGAAAACCTAAATGCATTTAAACGCATTTGTATGGGAGGTAGTGATGCTGGAACCATTGGTAAATTAGATATAGCTTCCAGGTTCCGCTGGTTGACAGCAACCCGTAGTACAGTTTTACAAACTTCCAGGGCCCACGCGGGTCTTAGTGCTGATGCTCACGAAACACTCCATAAATTATATAATAAACTGGTACGCTAG
- a CDS encoding HipA family kinase, which produces MSDSQLTLRSVNVTRYVTPLREGGSMPAIAEADDGFLYVLKFKGAGQGVKALIAEIIGGEIARALGFRVPEIVFASLDEAFGRIEPDEEIQDLLRASEGLNLALHYLSGAITFDPLVTVIDAKTASQIVWLDCLLTNMDRTARNTNMLIWHKELWLIDHGASLYFHHSWQNWKEQALRPFVLIKDHVMLPMATELESVDREFRQLLTPGLIADIVHLIPDEWLVEEYSFETLTEHRQAYIHFLETRVANSEIFVKEAQNARETLI; this is translated from the coding sequence ATGAGCGATAGCCAGCTAACATTGCGCAGTGTTAACGTGACCAGGTATGTAACTCCTTTAAGGGAAGGTGGGTCTATGCCAGCAATTGCAGAAGCAGATGATGGTTTTTTATATGTACTTAAATTTAAAGGTGCGGGGCAAGGGGTAAAAGCACTGATTGCTGAAATTATTGGTGGTGAAATTGCCAGGGCATTGGGTTTCCGGGTTCCAGAAATTGTATTTGCTTCGTTAGACGAAGCATTTGGACGGATAGAACCTGATGAAGAAATACAAGACCTGTTGCGGGCAAGCGAAGGACTTAACCTGGCTTTACATTATCTTTCTGGTGCAATTACTTTTGATCCGCTTGTAACTGTAATTGATGCAAAAACAGCTTCGCAAATTGTTTGGCTGGATTGTTTACTTACAAATATGGACCGCACAGCCAGAAACACCAATATGCTGATCTGGCATAAAGAACTCTGGTTAATAGATCATGGCGCATCCTTGTATTTTCATCATTCCTGGCAAAACTGGAAAGAACAGGCCTTACGTCCATTTGTATTGATAAAAGATCATGTAATGTTGCCAATGGCGACAGAACTGGAAAGCGTTGACAGGGAATTCCGTCAGTTGCTTACACCTGGCCTTATTGCTGATATTGTACACCTGATCCCCGATGAATGGCTGGTTGAGGAGTATTCCTTTGAAACGCTAACTGAACACAGGCAAGCGTATATCCACTTTTTGGAAACAAGAGTGGCCAATTCAGAAATTTTTGTTAAAGAGGCACAAAATGCAAGAGAAACACTTATTTGA
- a CDS encoding beta-N-acetylhexosaminidase: MKKILLCLFLYTWLGASAQQSCPVIPLPASFTKTTGSFQLTDQTSIQVNQSVLEPLAHYLQKELLKYKGLSLSIEEGQRSSVIVLNLGPKKTIKAEEYQLEMNARNISISASTTDGLFNGISTLLQLIRQSAGQSIECWKITDAPKYGWRGLMLDESRYFFGKEKVKQLLDWMAFYKLNRFHWHLTDQPGWRLDIKKYPKLALIGGIGNYFNPYAPAKYYSQEDIAELVLYAAERHIQIIPEIDMPGHATAANMAYPEYSGGGTDKYPEFTFNPGKEGTYQYLTNILKETDVLFPSQMIHIGGDEVAFGNKKWNTNADVQHLMKTMGLKDLKAVEHYFIKRMADSLTKLNNKVLAWDEVTETNLAPKNTLVFWWRHDQPEVLKTALDKGFSVVLTPRIPLYFDFVQDSTAVSGRRWKAGEYSPIEKVYYFSHEQVPETAHHEKNIMGIQACLWTETVNSSQRLDYLLFPRITALAEAAWTTDNKKNFNDFQLRLNTHLEYFKAAGIYYYNGKKSNPEPLPKKISVSYID; the protein is encoded by the coding sequence ATGAAAAAAATATTATTGTGTTTATTTCTATATACATGGCTGGGTGCATCTGCCCAACAATCGTGTCCGGTTATACCTTTACCAGCCAGTTTTACCAAAACTACCGGAAGTTTTCAGCTTACAGATCAAACCTCAATACAGGTTAACCAATCGGTACTTGAACCACTGGCCCATTACCTGCAAAAGGAATTGCTCAAGTATAAGGGATTGAGCCTTAGTATAGAAGAAGGACAGCGTTCATCTGTTATAGTATTAAACCTTGGTCCTAAAAAAACGATTAAGGCAGAGGAATACCAGTTAGAAATGAATGCCCGAAATATCAGCATCAGCGCTTCAACTACTGATGGCCTGTTTAATGGGATCAGTACTTTATTGCAATTGATCAGACAGTCGGCCGGACAATCCATTGAATGCTGGAAAATAACCGATGCACCTAAATATGGCTGGCGTGGGCTTATGCTCGATGAATCAAGGTACTTTTTCGGAAAAGAAAAAGTTAAGCAGTTGTTAGACTGGATGGCTTTTTATAAGCTGAACCGTTTTCACTGGCATTTAACAGACCAGCCGGGTTGGCGTTTAGATATTAAAAAATATCCTAAATTAGCTTTAATAGGCGGCATAGGAAACTATTTTAATCCTTATGCCCCGGCAAAATACTACAGTCAGGAAGACATCGCTGAGCTGGTACTTTATGCAGCGGAAAGACACATCCAGATTATCCCAGAAATAGATATGCCTGGTCATGCAACCGCTGCAAATATGGCTTATCCTGAATACAGTGGGGGTGGAACCGATAAATATCCCGAGTTTACTTTTAATCCTGGTAAAGAAGGGACTTATCAGTACCTGACCAATATTTTAAAGGAAACGGATGTACTTTTCCCATCGCAGATGATCCATATTGGTGGTGATGAAGTTGCCTTTGGAAATAAAAAATGGAATACCAATGCTGATGTACAACATTTAATGAAAACCATGGGCCTGAAAGACCTCAAAGCGGTTGAACATTACTTTATTAAAAGAATGGCTGATTCTCTGACTAAACTGAACAATAAAGTATTGGCCTGGGATGAGGTAACAGAAACCAATCTGGCACCAAAAAATACCCTGGTTTTTTGGTGGAGGCATGATCAGCCTGAGGTGCTAAAAACCGCACTGGATAAAGGCTTTTCGGTTGTATTGACACCAAGAATACCTTTATATTTTGATTTTGTGCAAGACAGCACAGCTGTTTCCGGCAGAAGGTGGAAAGCAGGCGAATACAGTCCGATTGAAAAAGTATATTACTTTTCTCATGAACAGGTTCCTGAAACTGCTCATCATGAAAAAAATATTATGGGCATTCAGGCTTGTTTGTGGACGGAGACGGTAAACAGTAGCCAGCGTCTGGATTATTTATTGTTTCCCAGGATAACTGCGCTGGCAGAAGCTGCCTGGACTACAGACAATAAAAAGAATTTTAATGATTTTCAGCTGAGGTTAAATACACACCTGGAATATTTTAAAGCCGCTGGCATTTATTATTACAACGGTAAAAAAAGTAATCCTGAACCACTTCCAAAAAAAATATCGGTCTCCTATATCGACTAA